The following proteins are encoded in a genomic region of Hyphomicrobiales bacterium:
- a CDS encoding MBL fold metallo-hydrolase: MPELKAAIIPVTPFEQNCTLIWDDETKRAAVVDPGGDVDRIMQAIGELQLKVERIILTHGHIDHAGGAAELKEKLGVDIVGPQREDRFLLEGLADQGRMYGLEGARDVTPDRWLEEGDTVSVGAISFDVLHCPGHTPGHIVLVQPQAKIALVGDVLFAGSIGRTDFPRGDHAALIGSIKQKLFPLGDDVAFICGHGPASTIGRERQNNPFLV; this comes from the coding sequence ATGCCCGAGCTGAAAGCCGCCATCATTCCCGTCACGCCGTTCGAGCAGAACTGCACGCTGATCTGGGACGATGAGACCAAACGCGCCGCGGTCGTCGATCCCGGCGGCGACGTCGATCGCATCATGCAGGCGATCGGGGAGCTTCAACTCAAGGTCGAAAGGATCATCCTAACGCATGGCCATATCGACCATGCGGGCGGCGCGGCGGAGCTGAAGGAAAAGCTCGGCGTCGACATCGTCGGGCCGCAGCGCGAGGACCGGTTCCTGCTCGAAGGGCTCGCCGACCAGGGGCGCATGTACGGGCTCGAAGGTGCCCGCGACGTGACGCCGGACCGCTGGCTCGAGGAGGGCGACACGGTCAGCGTCGGCGCGATCTCCTTCGACGTGCTGCATTGCCCCGGCCACACGCCGGGGCACATCGTGCTGGTGCAGCCGCAGGCCAAGATCGCGCTGGTCGGCGACGTGCTGTTCGCCGGCTCGATCGGCCGCACCGACTTTCCGCGCGGCGACCACGCGGCGCTGATCGGCTCGATCAAGCAAAAACTGTTTCCGCTCGGCGACGATGTCGCCTTCATCTGCGGCCACGGACCGGCCTCGACCATCGGCCGCGAGCGGCAGAACAACCCGTTTTTGGTTTAA
- a CDS encoding cold-shock protein codes for MRQNGTVKFFNAQRGFGFITPEGGGKDIFVHISALERSGLPALSDGQKVTFDTEEDSRGRGPQAVDIQLA; via the coding sequence ATGCGCCAGAACGGTACGGTGAAATTCTTCAACGCCCAGCGCGGCTTCGGCTTCATCACCCCGGAGGGGGGCGGCAAGGACATTTTCGTCCATATCAGCGCGCTCGAGCGCTCCGGGCTGCCGGCGCTCAGCGATGGCCAGAAGGTCACGTTCGACACCGAGGAGGACAGCCGCGGCCGCGGCCCGCAGGCCGTCGACATCCAGCTTGCCTGA
- a CDS encoding ornithine decarboxylase, which translates to MTADAIPSGPEAGADLPRFSSAEALVRSLRPDVPVYGFRPDVLATDAQTFLSAFGGKTAYAVKTNGEAFVLRTLCAAGITAFDVASPREFAAVRAVSADAELLYMHPVKALSDIRLAFEAYDIRTLALDHEDEVAKILRVVHGLDLDPEEITLCVRLATKGYAAYQLSKKFGAAPAHAVELLQRIDRVGFRCGICFHVGSQVEDLDTYERALASADWVRNRAGVALAVLDVGGGFPAPYGQDPKRREAPPLPQVGAMAEEVVREAHEWGFSDVPLVAEPGRVVVARCLSVIVRVLLKKGRRIYINDGVWGSLSDSWTGRIVLPARLIPDPARVRRRGNPQNIVPFRVFGATCDSVDVLSRPFYLPETVDTGDFIEIGHIGAYSMSLRTRFNGFYPEKVVIVDEPFDLAGAEGAAIPEARHAAE; encoded by the coding sequence ATGACCGCCGATGCGATTCCCTCCGGCCCGGAGGCCGGGGCCGATCTGCCGCGCTTTTCCAGCGCCGAGGCGCTGGTGCGCAGCCTGCGCCCGGACGTGCCGGTCTATGGCTTCCGCCCCGATGTGCTTGCCACCGACGCGCAGACGTTTCTCTCCGCCTTCGGCGGCAAGACCGCCTATGCGGTCAAGACCAACGGCGAGGCCTTCGTGCTGCGCACCCTGTGCGCGGCGGGCATCACCGCCTTCGACGTGGCAAGCCCGCGGGAGTTCGCCGCCGTGCGCGCCGTCTCGGCCGACGCCGAGCTCCTCTACATGCACCCGGTCAAGGCGCTGTCGGACATCCGCCTTGCATTCGAGGCCTATGACATCCGCACCCTGGCCCTCGACCACGAGGACGAGGTCGCCAAGATCCTGCGGGTGGTGCACGGCCTCGACCTCGACCCGGAGGAGATCACGCTGTGCGTGCGGCTCGCCACCAAGGGGTATGCGGCCTATCAGCTTTCGAAGAAGTTCGGCGCCGCGCCGGCCCACGCCGTGGAGCTGTTGCAGCGCATCGACCGGGTGGGGTTTCGCTGCGGCATCTGCTTTCACGTCGGCAGCCAGGTCGAGGACCTCGACACCTATGAGCGGGCGCTGGCGTCCGCCGACTGGGTGCGCAACCGCGCCGGCGTGGCCCTTGCCGTGCTCGATGTCGGCGGCGGCTTTCCGGCGCCCTACGGGCAGGACCCGAAGCGGCGCGAGGCGCCGCCGCTGCCGCAGGTCGGTGCCATGGCCGAGGAAGTGGTGCGCGAGGCCCATGAGTGGGGCTTTTCCGACGTTCCGCTGGTCGCCGAGCCGGGCCGGGTGGTGGTCGCGCGCTGCCTTTCGGTGATCGTGCGGGTGCTGTTGAAGAAGGGGCGGCGCATCTACATCAATGACGGGGTCTGGGGCTCGCTGTCGGATTCATGGACCGGGCGGATCGTGCTGCCGGCGCGCCTCATCCCCGATCCGGCGCGGGTGCGGCGCCGGGGCAACCCGCAGAATATCGTCCCCTTCAGGGTGTTCGGCGCCACCTGCGATTCCGTCGACGTCCTGTCACGGCCATTCTATCTGCCGGAGACGGTGGACACCGGCGACTTCATCGAGATCGGCCATATCGGCGCCTATTCGATGAGCCTTCGCACCCGCTTCAACGGCTTCTATCCAGAGAAGGTGGTGATCGTCGACGAGCCGTTCGATCTTGCCGGCGCCGAGGGCGCAGCGATCCCGGAAGCGCGCCACGCGGCAGAGTGA